TGCAACATCAGTCGCCACCAAAATATCGATATTTTTCAATCTGAATTTCTTCATTACCGTATCTCTCTGCGCTTGAGAAAGATCACCATGAAGAGCATCTGCTGCATACCCATTCTGCATCAAGAAATCGGCAACTTCCTGAGTTTCCATTCTTGTTCTACAGAAAATAATTGAGTATTGATTAGGGTTTGAATCGATTAATCTCTTCAAAGCCTCTTTTTTCTGACGGTAACCAGCCACATAATATTCGTGCTTAATGTTCTTTTTAACTTCGTTAATAGAACCCACAGAGATACGGTGAGGTTTTGTCAAATAATTTTTTGAAATACGCTCCACCTCTTTGCTCATCGTTGCCGAGAACAAGAAAGTTTGTTTTGTTTCAGGAGTTTCTTTCATAATGGTCTCCAACTCGTCTTTGAAACCCATTGAAAGCATTTCATCTGCTTCGTCTAAAACCAACCAGTGAATTGCTGAAAAGTCTAATGCTTTTCTGTTAATCAAATCGATTACTCTTCCAGGAGTTCCCACAATAATTTGTGGTTTTTCCTTTAAAGAACGAATCTGATCCATAATACTGCTTCCACCGTAAACTGCTGTAGTTTTGATGTTCTGCATGTACTTTGAATAATTTTTGATGTCTTTTGTAATCTGAAGACATAATTCTCGTGTCGGACAAAGCACCAAAAATTGGATTTTGCGACTCGTATCGTCAATCATATCCAAAATCGGAAGCGAAAACGCTGCTGTTTTGCCTGTCCCTGTCTGCGCAAGTGCGATTAGATCGCGAATATCTGAAAGAATGAAAGGGATAGTCTGTTTTTGGATTTCTGTCGGGCTTTCGTAACCCAGTTCGCCAATGGCCTTAAGGATATCAGGACTTAAATTGGTCTCCGTAAATAAATTCATTAAATATTATAAAATTTTTGCAAAGATACGGTTTTTATTTGGATATTGAATTATACAATATTAACGAATTGATAATTTTATTTTAGAAAACCACAATCATTTTTATATTTAGACAAAAAAACTACATCTTTTTTATTTTTAATTTAAAAATTTTTCAACAATAATCACAATTAGCAAATAATACATTTTGTAGAGTAATAATTATGAATTAATGAAAATTCTATGGGTATTTATTTTGAATATTATTATTTACATTTGATTAAAATTTAAAATATGGCATCTCAGATTTCATCCAAAGTATTTGATTTTTTAAAACTTATTGATAAAAACAACAACCGAGAATGGTTTAATGATAATAAAAATCTTTTTCTTGAAGCACAATCAGATTTTCAGGATTTCACTGAAGAGCTGATTAGCGAAATGGGAAAGTTTGATGAAACTATTTTAAAACTTGATGCTAAAAAATCTTTGCTCAGAATCTACCGAGACACCCGATTTTCAAAAGACAAAACGCCATACAAAAAC
Above is a genomic segment from Chryseobacterium mulctrae containing:
- a CDS encoding DEAD/DEAH box helicase; this encodes MNLFTETNLSPDILKAIGELGYESPTEIQKQTIPFILSDIRDLIALAQTGTGKTAAFSLPILDMIDDTSRKIQFLVLCPTRELCLQITKDIKNYSKYMQNIKTTAVYGGSSIMDQIRSLKEKPQIIVGTPGRVIDLINRKALDFSAIHWLVLDEADEMLSMGFKDELETIMKETPETKQTFLFSATMSKEVERISKNYLTKPHRISVGSINEVKKNIKHEYYVAGYRQKKEALKRLIDSNPNQYSIIFCRTRMETQEVADFLMQNGYAADALHGDLSQAQRDTVMKKFRLKNIDILVATDVAARGLDVDSLTHVVHYSLPDDPEVFVHRSGRTGRAGKDGISISLIKPEESRKLKQIKSVTKIEIVEARIPTGEDIVKAQVAGVFENLLEVHEDFFEFDDSLIPDLSEFTKEQLVHKLLQFQLKDLALYYKDRHDLLEQKMSSRDDDRGGRDRDRGRDRDRGRDRDRGPRGDRDGRSDRGRGDRGGKPRQRDENMTRFFFNLGKKDQLKKLDVLEIINKATSSKGNKRAEIGNIEILEKFSFFEIEKSYKNELLGNIQSMKFKGKDMRAEEAN